In Haloterrigena turkmenica DSM 5511, a single genomic region encodes these proteins:
- a CDS encoding DUF371 domain-containing protein has product MEEIIRARGHENVSAEHASTFEVTTDDYLTPAGDCILAVEADRAPADFDPEFVEACRDREATIAFTIEAGGYTETVEGRGDPDLEFTNERSAVGRTSDYVDDRTIMNGAEFAAEGFDRDLVDALADGAEATVTISVE; this is encoded by the coding sequence ATGGAAGAGATCATCCGCGCTCGAGGCCACGAGAACGTCTCCGCCGAGCACGCGAGCACGTTCGAGGTAACGACTGACGACTATCTCACTCCCGCCGGGGACTGCATCCTCGCCGTCGAGGCCGACCGTGCGCCCGCCGACTTCGATCCCGAGTTCGTCGAGGCCTGTCGGGACCGCGAGGCGACGATCGCGTTCACGATCGAAGCAGGCGGTTATACGGAGACCGTCGAGGGACGGGGGGATCCCGACCTCGAGTTCACTAACGAGCGCAGCGCGGTCGGTCGGACGAGCGACTACGTCGACGACCGGACGATCATGAACGGCGCCGAGTTCGCGGCCGAGGGATTCGACCGCGACCTCGTCGACGCGCTGGCCGACGGCGCCGAGGCGACGGTGACGATCAGCGTCGAGTGA
- a CDS encoding DUF7108 family protein, whose amino-acid sequence MTDSNESLAETGPDSDDGNDDLETTELPADVVDEVERLTRIARETPDENEAEARRERRATLLSEYDFTARVRDDDGTDVLVLHPAEWHDTEQGVIRTDRIADLSRAIEIPLEGTGDPDDWNDVAAHNRALVERVREDHGDVHGDNAAALADFASNHYAKRIEELTDAELREFRTEYFVRNAWPSAEQREAIAESIELISETADRSVPDRRGR is encoded by the coding sequence ATGACTGACTCGAACGAATCGCTCGCCGAAACCGGCCCCGACTCCGACGACGGAAACGACGACCTCGAGACCACGGAACTCCCCGCGGACGTCGTCGACGAGGTCGAGCGGCTCACGCGGATCGCGCGCGAGACGCCCGACGAGAACGAGGCCGAAGCGCGCAGAGAGCGGCGCGCGACGCTCCTCTCCGAGTACGACTTCACCGCGCGGGTTCGCGACGACGACGGCACCGACGTGCTTGTCCTCCATCCCGCGGAATGGCACGACACCGAGCAGGGCGTCATCCGGACCGATCGGATCGCCGACCTCTCGCGCGCGATCGAGATTCCCCTCGAGGGGACGGGCGATCCGGACGACTGGAACGACGTCGCGGCGCACAACCGAGCGCTCGTCGAGCGCGTCCGTGAGGACCACGGCGACGTCCACGGCGACAACGCCGCGGCGCTCGCCGATTTCGCGAGCAATCACTACGCGAAGCGGATCGAGGAGCTCACGGACGCGGAGCTCCGGGAGTTCCGTACCGAGTACTTCGTGAGAAACGCGTGGCCGTCCGCCGAACAGCGGGAGGCGATCGCGGAATCGATCGAGCTGATCTCCGAGACGGCCGATCGCTCGGTCCCCGATCGTCGGGGCCGATAA
- a CDS encoding PadR family transcriptional regulator, whose translation MSEAQSITGEQSIARELTAFQTNILTILAKEPMYGLAIKRELEDYYGTEVNHGRLYPNLDELVDLGLVEKSELDKRTNQYSLTDDGYDAVLDGIQWSLSKIVTDDERADEIRDIVENSY comes from the coding sequence ATGTCAGAGGCACAATCAATCACCGGCGAACAGAGTATTGCACGCGAACTCACCGCGTTCCAGACCAACATCCTCACGATCCTGGCCAAAGAGCCGATGTACGGCCTGGCGATCAAGCGCGAACTTGAGGACTACTACGGGACGGAGGTCAACCACGGGCGTCTCTACCCGAACCTCGACGAACTCGTCGACCTCGGGCTGGTCGAGAAGAGCGAACTCGACAAGCGAACCAACCAGTACTCGCTGACCGACGACGGCTACGACGCCGTCCTCGACGGCATCCAGTGGTCGCTCTCGAAGATCGTCACCGACGACGAGCGCGCCGACGAGATCCGCGACATCGTCGAGAACAGCTACTAA
- a CDS encoding transcription initiation factor IIB — MTRSTRQRERTRETDETEDQEGVRACPECESDNLVKDSDRGELICEDCGLVVEEEKIDPGPEWRAFNHQERQEKSRVGAPTTQTMHDKGLTTTIDWKDKDAYGRSISSKKRSQMHRLRKWQERIRTKDAGERNLQFALSEIDRMASALGVPRSVREVASVIYRRALKEDLIRGRSIEGVATSALYAACRKEGIPRSLEEISEVSRVERKEIGRTYRYISQELGLEMRPVDPKKYVPRFCSELELSEEVQTKANEIIEKTAEEGLLSGKSPTGYAAAAIYAASLLCNEKKTQREVADVAQVTEVTIRNRYQEQIEAMGIHG; from the coding sequence ATGACACGGTCCACCCGCCAGCGGGAGCGAACGCGTGAGACGGACGAGACCGAGGATCAGGAAGGGGTACGCGCTTGCCCCGAGTGTGAATCGGACAATCTCGTAAAGGACTCCGACCGGGGTGAGCTCATCTGTGAAGACTGTGGGCTCGTCGTGGAGGAAGAAAAAATTGATCCCGGCCCGGAGTGGCGGGCGTTCAATCATCAGGAGCGACAGGAGAAGTCCCGCGTCGGCGCGCCGACGACCCAGACGATGCACGACAAGGGGCTGACGACGACCATCGACTGGAAGGACAAAGACGCCTACGGTCGCTCCATCTCCTCGAAGAAACGCAGTCAGATGCACCGACTGCGCAAGTGGCAGGAACGCATCCGTACCAAAGACGCCGGGGAGCGGAATCTGCAGTTCGCGTTGAGCGAGATTGACCGAATGGCCTCCGCGCTCGGGGTCCCTCGGTCCGTCCGCGAGGTCGCCTCAGTCATCTATCGCCGTGCACTGAAAGAAGACCTCATCCGTGGCCGCTCGATTGAAGGCGTGGCCACCTCCGCACTGTACGCCGCCTGTCGGAAGGAAGGCATCCCGCGCTCCCTTGAGGAAATCTCGGAAGTCTCTCGCGTCGAACGCAAAGAGATCGGTCGCACGTATCGGTACATCTCGCAGGAACTCGGTCTCGAGATGCGCCCCGTCGACCCGAAAAAGTACGTCCCCCGCTTCTGTTCCGAACTCGAACTCTCCGAGGAAGTCCAGACCAAGGCCAACGAAATCATCGAGAAGACGGCCGAGGAAGGACTCCTCTCGGGCAAGTCGCCCACCGGCTACGCCGCCGCCGCGATCTACGCCGCCTCGCTGCTCTGCAACGAGAAGAAGACCCAGCGAGAGGTCGCCGACGTCGCGCAGGTCACGGAAGTGACCATCCGGAACCGGTACCAGGAACAGATCGAAGCGATGGGAATCCACGGCTAA
- a CDS encoding MEDS domain-containing protein — protein sequence MSNQLSDQTDQRTAPDLGGRFTPSKSRSALRGPVEPLDGHEDTDHLALLYEDRAEQFEAVVPFIRDGLERGERCVYVADDNTTDEVLDAMRARDVDVDAALESGALSVHTEAETYRRTGEFDREAMLSFWEETLADATADEFTGLRAAAEMTWALETDADFDGLCEYEALLNPHYEGEDYTVLCQYNRDRFPADVVHDVLKTHPYLVYDGTICQNLYYTPPEEYFGPDRVSREIDRKLETLVDRTDARLTIETSEHYQREVYEIMSDANRSFDEKLDALFEVGCERFDLDLGGLARVDPESDLFEVEAVSGEHDHLVPGARLDLSETYCRVVADSDAGSDDDIPDPVEITDPVDSGFENAACFAEFDVRTYLGTRIPVDGDHDRTFFFVTEESRDASISEEERTFHRLMGQWVKYELERQQRERELRERTEHLNALIETTPECIKTVAPDGTLLQMNPAGLDMVEADAASDVVGECVYDLIAPEDRERFREFNERICRGERGTLEFDIIGLEGTRRQMESHAESLQRPDGTTVHVALTRDITEQKERQQALQESKNQLQALIDVLPVAVFVAEGDGQIVEWNEAAEEIWGGEVAESDSVAEYEAYDGWWADTGEPVDPDEWALARALRGEEVVDPDEIEIEGFDGERRTVLNHGMPVRDEAGEVRRAVVTLVDITERKEREAELRQTKDRFETVFEQSDDGIFVIDPETDAYVDANSAACEMTGYTRDELSSIAPSDLHPDELEQFRAFLDEVRETGSAWTEDLHCRRKNGHDISAEIAASSITLDGRELVLASVRNIEQRKKHERYQRDLYEITADPDLSFDEKLERLLELGRDRFGLEMGGLNHLPSWDGAFRLEKGVGLGLDPDEELWTDPDSNCFCRRTISEEDPVEMADVRGTHWTEDTIYREFGMTSYLGTKVTSGSTPYGTLWFGSTDPRDNPFSAAERSFIELMGQWVSYEIERREHNESQRELYDITANVDLAADEKIDRLLKVGCDRLNLPVGMLTRERTNAFEIEHMHGSHPDLDEGTLTPPLTDNYSRRVVDTGDSISVADAGAAGWDGDALYHEFDLRCYAGTQVIVDDDVYGTVCFTDTVPREEFTETERSFLDLLGQCIGYELERQQYERELEETVDRLQQSNERLEHFAYAASHDLQEPLRMVTSYLQLLESRYGDAFDEDGEEFLEFAVDGADRMREMIDGLLAYSRVETRGDPFEPVELDTVLDEVLTDLQIEIEETDAEITTAELPRVEGDESQLRQLLQNLLDNALTYSGDEPPRIHIDAEPRRQKYVISVRDDGIGIEPGDQDRIFTVFDRLHSRDEYDGTGLGLALCQRIVERHGGDIWVDSEPSEGSTFSFTLPAA from the coding sequence ATGAGTAACCAGCTATCAGATCAGACCGATCAGCGCACCGCGCCCGATCTCGGGGGCAGGTTCACCCCCTCGAAATCGCGTTCCGCGCTCCGGGGCCCCGTTGAACCGCTCGATGGACACGAGGACACCGACCACCTCGCTCTCCTCTACGAGGATCGGGCCGAACAGTTCGAGGCGGTCGTCCCGTTCATCCGAGACGGTCTCGAGCGCGGCGAACGGTGTGTTTACGTCGCCGACGACAACACCACGGACGAGGTGCTCGATGCGATGCGAGCCCGCGACGTCGACGTCGACGCCGCGCTCGAGTCAGGGGCGCTGTCGGTGCACACGGAGGCGGAGACCTATCGACGGACCGGCGAGTTCGACCGCGAAGCGATGCTGTCGTTCTGGGAGGAGACGCTCGCGGACGCGACGGCGGACGAGTTCACGGGGCTCAGAGCCGCCGCGGAAATGACGTGGGCGCTCGAAACCGACGCCGACTTCGACGGACTCTGCGAGTACGAAGCGTTGCTCAACCCGCACTACGAGGGCGAGGACTACACGGTCCTCTGCCAGTACAATCGCGACCGGTTTCCGGCAGACGTCGTCCACGACGTCCTCAAGACCCATCCCTATCTCGTCTACGATGGCACTATATGTCAGAACCTCTACTACACACCACCTGAGGAATACTTCGGCCCCGACCGAGTATCGCGCGAGATCGACCGGAAGTTAGAGACATTGGTCGATCGGACCGACGCGCGGTTGACGATCGAGACCAGCGAGCATTACCAGCGCGAGGTGTACGAAATTATGTCGGACGCCAACCGCTCGTTCGACGAGAAACTCGACGCGCTATTCGAGGTCGGGTGCGAACGGTTCGATCTCGACCTCGGCGGGCTGGCCCGGGTCGATCCGGAGAGCGATCTGTTCGAGGTCGAGGCAGTTAGCGGCGAACACGACCACCTCGTTCCCGGGGCGCGACTCGACCTCTCGGAGACCTATTGCCGAGTCGTCGCCGACAGTGACGCGGGATCGGACGACGACATTCCGGACCCGGTCGAGATCACCGATCCCGTCGATAGCGGCTTCGAGAACGCGGCCTGTTTCGCCGAGTTCGACGTACGCACCTATCTCGGTACCCGTATCCCCGTCGATGGTGACCACGATCGAACGTTCTTTTTCGTCACCGAGGAATCCCGCGACGCCTCGATCTCCGAGGAGGAGCGCACGTTCCATCGACTGATGGGGCAGTGGGTGAAATACGAACTCGAGCGCCAACAGCGCGAGCGGGAGCTGCGCGAGCGAACGGAGCATCTGAACGCGCTCATCGAAACCACGCCCGAATGCATCAAGACCGTCGCTCCCGACGGGACCCTGCTTCAGATGAACCCCGCCGGACTCGACATGGTGGAAGCAGACGCCGCGTCGGATGTCGTCGGCGAGTGCGTCTACGACCTGATCGCCCCCGAGGACCGCGAGCGGTTCCGCGAGTTCAACGAGCGGATCTGTCGGGGCGAACGCGGGACGCTAGAGTTCGATATCATCGGACTGGAGGGTACGCGTCGACAGATGGAATCGCACGCGGAGTCGCTCCAGCGCCCCGACGGGACGACCGTTCACGTGGCGCTGACGCGCGATATCACCGAGCAAAAGGAACGCCAGCAGGCGCTTCAAGAGAGCAAAAACCAACTCCAGGCGCTCATCGATGTGCTCCCGGTCGCCGTATTCGTCGCCGAAGGCGACGGGCAGATCGTCGAGTGGAATGAGGCCGCCGAAGAGATCTGGGGCGGTGAAGTCGCCGAATCCGACTCGGTCGCCGAGTACGAGGCGTACGACGGGTGGTGGGCGGACACGGGTGAACCAGTCGATCCCGATGAGTGGGCGCTCGCCCGAGCGCTCCGAGGCGAGGAGGTGGTCGATCCGGACGAGATCGAGATCGAAGGATTTGACGGGGAGCGGCGGACGGTCCTCAATCACGGGATGCCGGTCCGAGACGAGGCCGGCGAGGTGCGTCGTGCAGTCGTCACTCTCGTCGACATCACCGAGCGCAAGGAGCGCGAGGCGGAACTCCGACAGACGAAGGATCGCTTCGAGACGGTGTTCGAGCAGAGCGACGACGGCATCTTCGTCATCGACCCCGAAACGGACGCATACGTTGACGCGAACTCGGCCGCCTGCGAGATGACCGGGTATACGCGCGATGAACTGTCGTCGATCGCCCCATCAGACCTGCATCCCGACGAACTGGAGCAGTTCCGCGCGTTCCTCGATGAGGTCCGCGAGACCGGATCTGCATGGACCGAGGATCTCCACTGTCGTCGCAAAAACGGTCACGATATTTCGGCAGAAATCGCAGCCTCGTCAATCACACTGGACGGACGTGAACTCGTTCTCGCGAGCGTACGGAATATCGAACAGCGCAAGAAACACGAGCGATACCAGCGAGACCTCTACGAGATCACCGCCGATCCCGACCTCTCGTTCGACGAGAAACTCGAACGGCTGCTCGAGTTGGGTCGCGACCGATTCGGCCTCGAGATGGGCGGCCTGAACCACCTGCCGTCGTGGGACGGCGCGTTCCGACTCGAGAAGGGCGTCGGTCTCGGCCTCGACCCCGACGAGGAGTTGTGGACCGATCCCGATAGCAATTGTTTCTGCCGTCGAACCATCTCCGAGGAGGACCCCGTCGAAATGGCCGACGTACGGGGTACCCACTGGACCGAGGATACGATCTACCGAGAGTTCGGGATGACGAGTTATCTCGGGACGAAGGTCACGAGCGGCTCGACGCCGTACGGCACGCTGTGGTTCGGGAGCACCGATCCGCGTGATAACCCGTTCTCGGCGGCCGAGCGTTCGTTCATCGAGTTGATGGGGCAGTGGGTGAGCTACGAGATCGAGCGCCGCGAGCACAACGAATCGCAGCGGGAACTGTACGACATCACCGCCAATGTGGATCTCGCCGCCGACGAGAAGATCGACCGCCTGCTCAAGGTGGGCTGTGACCGACTCAACCTCCCCGTGGGAATGCTGACCCGCGAACGCACGAACGCGTTCGAGATCGAACACATGCACGGTTCTCACCCCGATCTCGACGAGGGAACGCTCACGCCGCCGCTGACGGACAACTACTCCCGTCGGGTCGTCGACACCGGTGACTCGATCAGCGTCGCCGACGCCGGAGCGGCCGGCTGGGACGGCGACGCGCTCTACCACGAGTTCGACCTCCGGTGTTACGCCGGGACGCAGGTGATCGTCGACGACGACGTCTACGGCACCGTCTGCTTCACTGATACCGTGCCGCGAGAGGAGTTCACCGAGACCGAGCGGTCGTTCCTCGATCTCCTGGGGCAGTGCATCGGCTACGAACTCGAGCGCCAGCAGTACGAGCGGGAGCTAGAGGAGACGGTCGACCGGCTCCAGCAGTCGAACGAGCGCCTCGAACACTTCGCGTACGCCGCCTCCCACGACTTACAGGAACCGCTTCGGATGGTGACGAGCTACCTCCAGCTGCTCGAAAGTCGGTACGGCGACGCCTTCGACGAGGACGGCGAAGAGTTCCTCGAGTTCGCCGTCGACGGGGCCGACCGCATGCGCGAGATGATCGACGGCCTGCTCGCGTACTCGCGGGTCGAAACGCGGGGCGATCCGTTCGAACCGGTCGAATTGGACACGGTTCTGGACGAGGTGCTCACGGATCTCCAGATCGAAATCGAGGAGACCGACGCCGAGATCACGACGGCCGAACTCCCTCGCGTGGAGGGCGACGAGAGCCAACTCCGCCAACTCCTCCAGAACCTGCTGGACAACGCGCTCACGTACAGCGGCGACGAGCCGCCGCGGATCCACATAGATGCGGAACCACGGCGGCAGAAGTACGTGATTTCGGTCCGCGATGACGGGATCGGCATCGAACCGGGCGATCAAGACCGGATATTCACCGTCTTCGATCGGCTTCACAGTCGCGACGAGTACGACGGCACGGGACTCGGACTGGCGCTCTGCCAGCGGATCGTCGAGCGCCACGGCGGCGACATCTGGGTCGACTCCGAACCCAGCGAGGGGTCGACCTTCTCGTTCACGCTCCCCGCTGCGTGA
- the rnhA gene encoding ribonuclease HI: MPVIECDVETARARLEEAGVSVESGNTDHERWRVSRGSATAVAYDDKVVIQGSNPQDLEALLRESGGRAHVYFDGGSRGNPGPAAIGWVIVTGDGIVAEDGETIGTATNNQAEYEALIAGLKAARDYGYDEVHIRGDSELIVKQVRGEYDTNNPELREKRVTVHELLGAFDEWTLEYVPREVNERADGLVNEALDAA; this comes from the coding sequence ATGCCGGTCATCGAGTGCGACGTCGAGACGGCTCGAGCACGACTCGAGGAAGCAGGGGTGTCGGTCGAGTCCGGAAACACGGATCACGAGCGTTGGCGGGTGAGCCGCGGCTCTGCGACGGCCGTCGCCTACGACGACAAGGTCGTCATCCAGGGATCGAACCCGCAGGACCTCGAGGCGCTGTTGCGCGAGAGCGGCGGTCGCGCGCACGTCTACTTCGACGGCGGCTCGCGCGGGAACCCCGGCCCGGCCGCGATCGGTTGGGTGATCGTCACCGGCGACGGGATCGTCGCCGAAGACGGCGAGACGATCGGCACGGCGACCAACAATCAGGCCGAGTACGAGGCGCTGATCGCGGGCCTCAAGGCCGCCCGCGACTACGGCTACGACGAGGTCCACATCCGCGGCGACTCCGAACTGATCGTCAAACAGGTCCGCGGCGAGTACGACACCAACAATCCCGAACTCCGGGAGAAGCGCGTCACCGTCCACGAACTGCTCGGGGCGTTCGACGAGTGGACCCTCGAGTACGTCCCCCGCGAGGTCAACGAGCGCGCGGACGGCCTCGTGAACGAGGCCCTCGACGCCGCCTGA
- a CDS encoding alkaline phosphatase family protein, whose protein sequence is MGLFDRLRGDDTPRVAFIGVDGVPYSLLSENEELFPNFAAIAEEGTAGEISSIVPPESSACWPSLTTGVNPGETGVYGFQDREVGTYDTYVPMGREVQADRVWDRVQEDGRKATVLNVPVTFPPQRNVQRMVSGFLSPGLEKAAYPDDVRDYLETLDYRIDVNPKLGHQEDKSEFIEDAHATVDARFEAFKHYIEEDDWDLFFGVFMTTDRVNHFLFKDYERDGEYKDEFIEFYQKVDQYIGRLRDALPEDVTMIVASDHGFTSLDYEVHFNEWLREEGWLSFGTDDPEELGDIADDTKAYSFIPGRFYINLEGREPRGSVPEDEYDEVRDQLKADLEALEGPDGNKVVERVVEKEEAFRGDHDDIAPDLVAIPNKGFDLKSGFKADSDIFTTGPRNGMHSFDNTSLYIDTPEATIGDADLFDITPTILDLLEVEYSRGEFDGASLL, encoded by the coding sequence ATGGGTCTGTTCGATCGACTGCGGGGCGACGACACCCCCCGTGTCGCATTTATTGGGGTCGATGGCGTGCCGTATAGTCTCCTCTCGGAGAACGAAGAACTGTTCCCGAACTTCGCCGCGATCGCCGAAGAGGGTACGGCCGGCGAGATCTCGAGCATCGTTCCGCCCGAGTCCAGCGCCTGCTGGCCGTCGCTGACGACCGGGGTCAACCCCGGCGAGACCGGCGTCTACGGCTTTCAGGACCGCGAGGTCGGAACCTACGACACGTACGTTCCGATGGGCCGGGAGGTCCAGGCCGACCGCGTCTGGGACCGCGTCCAGGAGGACGGCCGCAAGGCGACGGTGCTGAACGTTCCCGTCACTTTCCCGCCCCAGCGCAACGTCCAGCGGATGGTCTCCGGGTTCCTCTCGCCGGGGCTGGAGAAGGCGGCCTACCCCGACGACGTTCGCGACTACCTCGAGACGCTGGACTACCGGATCGACGTCAATCCGAAACTCGGCCATCAGGAGGACAAATCGGAGTTCATCGAGGACGCCCACGCCACCGTCGACGCGCGCTTTGAGGCGTTCAAACACTACATCGAGGAGGACGACTGGGACCTCTTCTTCGGCGTCTTCATGACGACCGACCGGGTCAACCACTTCCTCTTTAAGGACTACGAGCGCGACGGCGAGTACAAGGACGAGTTCATCGAGTTCTACCAGAAGGTCGATCAGTACATCGGCCGCCTGCGGGACGCGCTCCCGGAGGACGTCACCATGATCGTCGCCTCCGACCACGGCTTTACGAGTCTCGACTACGAGGTTCACTTCAACGAGTGGCTCCGAGAGGAGGGCTGGCTCTCCTTCGGGACCGACGACCCCGAGGAACTCGGCGACATCGCCGACGACACTAAGGCCTACTCGTTCATCCCGGGTCGGTTCTACATCAACCTCGAGGGCCGGGAACCGCGCGGCTCCGTCCCCGAGGACGAGTACGACGAGGTTCGCGACCAGCTCAAGGCCGATCTCGAGGCCCTCGAAGGGCCCGACGGCAACAAGGTCGTCGAGCGCGTCGTCGAGAAGGAAGAAGCCTTCCGCGGCGACCACGACGACATCGCGCCCGATCTGGTCGCGATCCCGAACAAGGGCTTCGACCTCAAGTCCGGCTTCAAGGCCGATTCGGACATCTTCACGACCGGGCCACGAAACGGCATGCACAGCTTCGACAACACGTCGCTGTACATCGACACTCCCGAAGCCACGATCGGTGACGCCGACCTCTTCGACATCACGCCGACCATCCTCGACCTGCTCGAGGTCGAGTACAGCCGCGGCGAGTTCGACGGCGCGAGCCTGCTCTAG
- a CDS encoding inorganic diphosphatase, with the protein MVNLWEDLETGPNPPEEIYAVVECLKGERNKYEYEKDIPGVVLDRVLHSNVHYPSDYGFIPQSYYDDEDPFDVLVLVEDQTFPGCVIEARPVALMKMDDDGEQDDKVIAVPSEDPRYDHIEDLDDIPQQQLDEIDEFFATYKNLEEGKEVETQGWEDKQAAYDAIEHAQELYEENF; encoded by the coding sequence ATGGTCAACCTCTGGGAAGACCTCGAGACCGGACCGAATCCGCCAGAAGAGATCTACGCCGTCGTGGAGTGTCTCAAGGGCGAGCGAAACAAGTACGAGTACGAGAAGGACATCCCGGGCGTCGTCTTAGACCGCGTGCTCCACAGCAACGTCCACTATCCGAGCGACTACGGCTTCATCCCGCAGTCGTACTACGACGACGAGGACCCCTTCGACGTGCTCGTCCTCGTCGAGGACCAGACGTTCCCCGGCTGTGTCATCGAAGCCCGTCCCGTCGCGCTGATGAAGATGGACGACGACGGCGAGCAGGACGACAAGGTCATCGCGGTTCCGAGCGAAGACCCGCGCTACGACCACATCGAAGATCTCGACGACATCCCCCAGCAGCAACTCGACGAGATCGACGAGTTCTTCGCGACCTACAAGAACTTAGAGGAGGGCAAGGAAGTCGAGACGCAGGGCTGGGAGGACAAGCAGGCCGCCTACGACGCGATCGAACACGCACAGGAGCTCTACGAGGAGAACTTCTAG